A genomic stretch from Phocoena phocoena chromosome 9, mPhoPho1.1, whole genome shotgun sequence includes:
- the FAM3C gene encoding protein FAM3C, producing the protein MRVAGAAKLVVAVAVFLLTFYVISQVFEIKMDASLGNLFARSALDSVARSTKPPRYKCGISKACPEKHFAFKMASGAANVVGPKICLEDNVLMSGVKNNVGRGINVALVNGKTGDLIDTRYFDMWGGNVAPFIEFLKAIQDGTIVLMGTYDDGATKLNDEARQLIAELGSTSITHLGFRDNWVFCGGKGIKTKSPFEQHIKNNKDTNKYEGWPEVVEMEGCIPQKQD; encoded by the exons ATGAGGGTAGCAG GTGCTGCAAAGTTGGTGGTAGCTGTGGCAGTATTTTTACTGACATTCTATGTTATTTCTcaagtatttgaaataaaaatggatgCAAGTCTAGGAAATCTATTTg caagGTCAGCACTGGACTCAGTTGCACGTT cTACAAAACCTCCCAGATATAAATGTGGGATCTCAAAAGCTTGCCCTGAGaagcattttgcttttaaaatggcaAGTGGAGCAGCTAATGTGGTAGGACCCAAAATCTGCCTGGAAGACAATGT TTTAATGAGTGGTGTTAAGAATAATGTTGGAAGAGGGATCAATGTTGCCTTGGTAAATG GAAAAACAGGAGATCTAATAGACACCAGATATTTTGACATGTGGGGAGGAA atgtgGCCCCATTTATTGAGTTTCTGAAGGCCATACAAGATGGAACAATAGTCTTAATGGGAACATATGATGATGGAGCAACCAA ACTCAATGATGAGGCCCGGCAGCTCATTGCTGAATTGGGGAGTACATCTATTACTCATCTTGGTTTTAGAGACAACTGGGTCTTCTGTGGTGGAAAAGGCATTAAGACAAAAAGCCCTTTTGAACAG CACATAAAGAACAATAAGGACACAAACAAATATGAAGGGTGGCCTGAAGTGGTAGAAATGGAAGGATGCATCCCCCAGAAGCAAGACTGA